A segment of the Chryseobacterium scophthalmum genome:
TAATTATGAGTAAAATATTAGTAACTCTATTCATCACAATATCAATATTAGCTAGTGCGCAGGTCTCATTTACTTCATGGATAAACGCTTATTTACAGGTAAACTCCTATAATGGAAATAGCAATACTGATGCATATACTTTTACTCTTGCAGCCAATGGTAATTTAAATATGCCTTATTGGAAAGTTTCCGCAAAACTTAAGCAACCCATAACTTCTACAGACGGACAATATACTATTCCTGGAAATAAAATATCTTTCCAACCCATCTCTACAACTGGGCAGGCTTATCCTAACCCTACTCCATCATTAACGCAAATTGGGGTACCACCGAACGTGTTTTTACAAGAAAATACTGAAGTTTTTTTGGTTCCGCAATCTAATGCCGCATTATATAATATGCCATCATCCCCGAATGGCTATTACAATCTTCAGCTTAAATATGGAATTACCATAATGGGAGGTGCTTACTTAGGAAATTACCCTGCTTGGACACGATTCGCGGCTCCTGTAGAATTTACAGCTTATGATCAGTATAACAATGTGATAGGGAAAATGAACCATACTTTTGAGTTTCATATTGCTAATTTGACGGGAACCCCACCTGTAACGCAGGAAATGTCTTTGAAAATAAATATGAATGCTTCAAACGGCTTGCTTGAATTTAAAAGTATGCAGGATTACAACAACGGAACCAGCGTTGTTTATCCCAGTGGTTTACAAATAAAAACAAATACAAACTTTCAGATTAAAGTAAGATCGTTACAAAGTCATTTGCAATCAAACGTAGGTAATTACTCTATTCCTGTGAGTGCAGTGCGTGTTACTTTGCAACCTTTGGGGCAAAGCAGTCAAACTATTTTTCCGGTAACACTAAGTACGACAAGTCAAACACTTGCAAAAGGCAATGTATCTCAAAATGTAACCTACAACTACGACATCAAATATTTTACATTGCCACTAGATGAGCAATTTATTAATGCTAAGCCTACAGAGTATTCTACTACTTTACAGTACGAAATTACTCCTCAATAAATTTTAAAAGATGCCTTTTCAAAGCAAAAGATTTTTGTTCACCCTTTTTATCGTTTTATTCAGTAGTATTTATATAAATGCACAAAAAACTGAATCGAATGTGACTATGGAAATCGAACAGGAAAGTTCTGCATCCCGTTCTAGAATTTTAAATATTGTTGTAGCAGTACAAAATTTCGGGTCTAGTAATTTCAGCGGAAAAATACAGTTTGAATCTCCGAAAGGATTTAAAATAATTTCCGGTGAAGAACCCATCATCGAACTAAAAGCCAACGAAAAAAAATATCTACCTGTAAGAATCATTATACAATCTGATGCTAAAGCAGGGTCTTCTCCTATAAAGTTTAAACTTCTTAATCAACTAGGAATACTTATTACCGAAAGAACAATAGAACACATCATCGAGGTTAATAATGATTTGAGTTTAACGGTATTGAATGCACCCATTTACAGATCTTCCAGTTTGGAATCGCTGTCGATTAAAGTAAGGGTGAACAATTCTGGAAATATTTCTCAGGATATTACTTTGGTTTGTAAAATACCCGATCCCGAAAATGGTAATCAATTCATAGAGCAACAAGCTCTGATCAATGTAAAAAAAGATTCTACTTTTGTATTTACTTATCAGCCCTCAAAAGGATTATCAAAACAATCTAACTTCTATATAAATATTTCGGGTTTCAGAAATCCCGACAAAGAAATATTCAATACAGCCTCTGTTTTTGTACAAAATATTTCTAGTGAGCAGAAATATCAAGATCCACAGTACAACAACTTTGCTAGAGATACTAAAAACCATATTACCACTTCTTATAGAAAAGTAGGTGATAATATTGACATGTATCAGCTTATTGGTTCCGGGGGATTCAACTTACCTTCCGGGTTTCTTTATATGAGAGGGAATATTTCATTTCTCAACAGCCAGCAGCAACCTTTGGTTACCAATACCAATATTACTCTGCAGCAAGGCAAAAATGAATATACCATTGGAAGCGTCAATAAGCTTTTAGAAATGACGTTGGTGGGAAGAGGTGTAGAATATAGTCATACGTTTAAAAAAGACACCAAACTGGAGATAGGGCTTGTTGATCAGAATTTTAATCTTATTGAAAAAAACAACTTCTTAAAAAACGGATATGGCTTTTTCACCAAAGGAACATTAAATGCCAACAACAGTTCAAGGAATATTTCGGCAGCATATATATACCGTTATGATCCTTTCGAAAAAAGTAAGCACAGTATTTTGGGAACAGAAACCAATTATGCTTTTGATAAAATATGGAGCATGAATGCAAAAGTAAATGCAGGTTTAAGTTCTTACGAAACACAGGATCTTACAAAACCTTCCTTCTCTGCTGAATCTAATTATATTGGAGCTATTAAAGATTATAATCTTAGTGGTAACTACTTTTTCAGCTCAGGATATTATCCTGGAAACCGTAGAGGAAGTACACAATTGCAACAGAATATTTCAAAGAATTACAAAAACTATAATTTCTTCGGTAATGTTAGTTATTCTAATTTTTCACCAAAATATTACTTTTTAAACCTTCCACAGACTTCTGAAAACACCAGGATTGAATTGGGAACAAAGTTTCCGAGAGTAAAAAACTTCAGTTTTGGGCTTTTTTATCAGTTTCAGAACGAAAATTCGAACAGCTATAGTAATTTTTTCGGAGGCTGGATGAATCGCGAATTACAAGATCTTACCGCACACCGATTGGTAGAGCAAATCTCATGGGGAAGTCACGAAACCAAACAGGCTGCAGTTTTTACATTTGAAACCGGGATTGTAAAATATCCACTTGATGACGAACAAAGGTTTCAAATGAAAATAAACGGAAACTACGGTTTCAAAAACTTTAATATTAATGCAATTTACCAATCGGGTAGCTATTATTTATCTGAATTTGCATTTTCTTATTTAGCTAATAAAGATGTTGATTATAAAAAACTTACAGTTTCTCTTTTCTACAACAATGATCTCATCAAAGACAAACTTAATGTGAGCACTGGTTTATCATATGTAGATGATATTATGTATGGAAAATCTCCTTCTGCTTTTTTTAATGCAAAGTATAATAGTAAAAATTTCAATGTTTTTATGAACTCTTCTTGGTATAATTATTCGGTAGGTGCTTTGAAAAATAATATTCTGGCCTTAGAATTAGGGGTAACCCTAAAATTAAGAAATACACTGTTGAGTCCTGATAAAAAAGCAAAAATTCAGGTGTTTACTTTTTATGATGAAAACAACAACAATATTTTCGATATGGGAGAAAAACCTGCGAATGGCTATATCGTAAATATTAATAACATAGCATTAAAAACTACAGCAGATGGAACTGCAACGTATAAAAGTGTACCTTTTGGAAAATATAAGCTAAAACAGTTTATTCAGCAAGGTTGGTATTATGATGAAACAGATTTTAATGTTGATTCTTACACGTATCTGTTAAATATCCCACTTCATCAAAACGGAACAATTCAAGGAAAGATATCTTTTGATTACAATGCAAATACTGCCCTTGAATTTGAGCGCAGAGCATCTTCTGTAGCATTCAAAATTATTAAAGAAAATGATGTTATACAAACAATAGGTAGTGACGATGAAGGTAAATTTTCTTCTTTTTTACCTACTGGTGCTTACATTATTGCCATTGACGAATCTACTCTTCCTGGAAATACATATTCTGAAATTAAAAGCTTTGATATTAATGTAAAAGCCGGCGAAATGGTAACTATTCCTGATTTTATTATTAAAGTAAGAGAGAAAAAAGTAAATAAAAAAACTTTCAGTAATTAACATTTTACTCTTCCAAATCCTTTATTTAAATTTTTCATTTTAATAAAATTGAAAAAACTTTTTTTAAGATTTTGCAGAAAATAAGCTGCACGAGTATTAAAAAAATAAAATTTACTTAAAATTAAATATTTTAAAATAAAAAAATCAACATCAATTTTAAAGACTGAAAGCCTTTTTGAAATGCTTAGTTTATTTTCATCCAGTTAATTATGAGGTTATAAGGCTAAACTATCGCTTTGAATTACTTTATTTAGCTTCGTCTTTTTGTATGTATCGAATGTTAAATCGTTGTAATAAATTATTTTTTATAGTATCTTTCGCCACAAAAAAACTACCTTTAGTATAAAAATATTAATTATTCATAATATTTTATTGAATCTCAACAATGAGATTCCCGCAATATGAAAAGTAAAATAATAGGTGTAGGAAACTACATACCATCAGAAACCATTACCAATCTGTTTTTCGATAAGCATATTTTCCTTAATGAACAGGGCGAAAATTTAAAGGAAGAAAATTCCGTAATTACCAGTAAATTAAAAAAAATTACGGGTATTGAGGAAAGAAGATATGCAAGCAATGATCAGGTAACTTCTGATTTAGGATTTATTGCGGCTAAGAATGCAATAGAAAACTCAAAAATAGATCCTGAAACTTTAGATTATATTATTTTCGCTCATAATTTTGGCGATATAAAATCTGGTACCATACAGTCAGATGCTGTACCTAGTCTTGCTTCTAGAGTAAAACATTTATTGCAGATCAAAAATAATTTCTGTGTTGGTTACGATTTATTGTTTGGATGTCCGGGATGGATTGAAGGAGTGATTCAGGCTAATGCATTCATCAAATCTGGTATTGCCAAAAGATGCTTGGTTATTGGAGCAGAAACACTTTCACGTGTTACAGATCCTCACGACAGAGACAGCATGATTTATGCAGACGGAGCAGGAGCGGTAATTTTGGAAGCCAATGAAGATGATGACGATTCGGGGATAAAATCTCATGTATCAGCTTCTTTCACACTAAAAGAGAAAGATTTTCTGAACTTCGGTAAATCTTACAACAACGATAATTGTCAGGATACTCGATACATCAAAATGGATGGCAGAAAAATCTACGAATTTGCCCTTGTGAATGTTCCAGAAGCAATGAAAAAATGTCTCGATCAAAGTGGTTATTCAATAGATCAGCTAGATAAAATAATTATTCATCAGGCAAACGAAAAGATGGATGAGGCAATTGTCAACCGATTCTATCAGTTATACGACACTCCTCCTCCAGCAGATATTATGCCGATGGTAATCAGTAAGCTCGGAAACAGCAGTGTTGCAACAATACCTTCACTATTAACTATGATTTTAAATAACGAGTTGCCTTCACATACCATCAAAAAAGATGACATCGTTTTATTTGCATCGGTGGGTGCAGGAATGAATATTAACGCATTTGTTTATAAGTTTTAAAGGTAAATCAACTTTAAACTTTACAATATTTTTAAAATATAAAGAGAAATAATATGCTTATTTCTCTTTTTTTGTTTCTAATTTTCAGAAAATTTCCCTTTTTTCATTTTCAATTTTTTGCTTTTCGAAAAGAAATTAAATGTCTCTGTTTATTTTATTCTAAGGCGTTATTAAATAAATATTTGTCTTATTTATGTTTAAATAATTTGTAATATTGACAATATGCAATCGTTTACATACTAAAATGATTGAAAAAAATTAAAGAAACGGACAGTGCAGGATAATTTTTAGATTCAATTATTTTAGATTGCGATTAGAAAAGAAAACCAGCCTTCTTAAAAACTTACAATTCTTTAGAATTATGAAAAAATATGTTTTACTCCTTTTTGTACTCCTATTATCGGTTCAAACTTCAGCTCAGTATAAACCTTGGACTTCTGCAAAACAGCCTTTAAAAGAAATTAAAGCTTTAAAAAAGCAAATCAAAAAACCGGAGTTCAGAAAAGTTGATTACCTGATTACCGATTACGGAGCAGTTGGCGATGGAAAAACAAAAAATACAGAAGCTTTCAAAAAAGCGATTGAGAAATGCAGTGCAGAAGGTGGCGGAAGAGTTGTTGTTCCAAACGGAATTTTCTTAACAGGAGCCATTTATTTAGAATCTAATGTAAATTTACATTTAAGCGACGGTTCTACGATTTTATTCAGTCAGGACAGCAACGACTATCCTATCGTTTTCACACGTTGGGAAGGAATGGAATGTATGAATTATTCATCTTTAATTTATGCTTATGAAGAAGAAAATATCGCCGTTACTGGAAAAGGTACTTTAGACGGAAATTCGGATAATGACAACTGGTGGTTTTGGTGCGGTGCAACAAAATATGGTTACAACACTTCTCGTCCGGGAAGACAAAACCCAGCTCGAGCAAAACTTCACGAATATATGGCACAAAGAAAACCTGCAAGAGAAAGGATTTTCGGGGACGGTTATTATTTAAGACCAAACTTTGTTCAGCCTTACAAGTCTAAAAACTTTTATATGGCGGATGTTTTGGTGAAAAACTCTCCAATGTGGAATCTGAATCCTGTTTTGTGTGAAAATGTTTTAATTGAAAGAGTAAAAGTAATCAGTCATGGACCAAATAACGACGGTTTCGACCCGGAAGCGTGTAAAAATGTCTGGATTAAAGATTCTTATTTCGATACAGGAGACGATTGTATTGCCATTAAATCAGGAAGAGACGAAGATGGAAGAGATATTGGTAGACCAGCTGAAAATCACATCATCGAAAACTGCGAAATGAAAGACGGTCACGGTGGTGTCGTTATCGGAAGTGAAATTGCAGGTGGCGCAAAAAATATTTATGCTATTGGAAATGTAATGGACAGTAAAAATCTTGACCGTGCTTTAAGAATTAAAACCAGCTCAAGCCGAGGCGGAATCATCGAAAACGTATTTTTCTACAACACAAAAGTGGGTGCTTACAAAGAAGCAGCTGTTCGTTTCAATATGCATTATGAAAAACCAGGAAATCATATTCCGACCATCAGAAATATCTGGGTTGAAAATTTAACCGTTGATAAAGGCGGAAAATATGCCGTATTTTCTGATGCTTACGAATCTTCTCCTGTAACAGATTTCACAATGATTAATGCAAAAATGGTTGGCGTTCAGATTCCCTATAAAGTAGATTATCTGAAAAACGTGACATTGAAAAATGTAACCGTTAACGGACAGCCTTTAACCGAGCTAAAACCATAAAATGCGCAGAAAAACCATTTTCGCCGGACTGATTGTTTTATCAGCATTTTTACATTCTTTTGCTCAGTCAAAACATTGGCAGAATAAAGAGCGTGAACTGCATTATAAAGAAGACAAAGGCGATTTTTTATTGGTCAATGGAAAATACCGTTTCAACCGAGCTTTGTACGGAGACAACCGTGCTTCGAGAGTTGAAGCGGGAGATTTGCCGGAATTTGCACTCTATCTTCCCGGAATGGGCGGAAACCTTCAATTCGTTGTTCAGAAAGGAAAT
Coding sequences within it:
- a CDS encoding 3-oxoacyl-ACP synthase III family protein, with product MKSKIIGVGNYIPSETITNLFFDKHIFLNEQGENLKEENSVITSKLKKITGIEERRYASNDQVTSDLGFIAAKNAIENSKIDPETLDYIIFAHNFGDIKSGTIQSDAVPSLASRVKHLLQIKNNFCVGYDLLFGCPGWIEGVIQANAFIKSGIAKRCLVIGAETLSRVTDPHDRDSMIYADGAGAVILEANEDDDDSGIKSHVSASFTLKEKDFLNFGKSYNNDNCQDTRYIKMDGRKIYEFALVNVPEAMKKCLDQSGYSIDQLDKIIIHQANEKMDEAIVNRFYQLYDTPPPADIMPMVISKLGNSSVATIPSLLTMILNNELPSHTIKKDDIVLFASVGAGMNINAFVYKF
- a CDS encoding glycoside hydrolase family 28 protein — its product is MKKYVLLLFVLLLSVQTSAQYKPWTSAKQPLKEIKALKKQIKKPEFRKVDYLITDYGAVGDGKTKNTEAFKKAIEKCSAEGGGRVVVPNGIFLTGAIYLESNVNLHLSDGSTILFSQDSNDYPIVFTRWEGMECMNYSSLIYAYEEENIAVTGKGTLDGNSDNDNWWFWCGATKYGYNTSRPGRQNPARAKLHEYMAQRKPARERIFGDGYYLRPNFVQPYKSKNFYMADVLVKNSPMWNLNPVLCENVLIERVKVISHGPNNDGFDPEACKNVWIKDSYFDTGDDCIAIKSGRDEDGRDIGRPAENHIIENCEMKDGHGGVVIGSEIAGGAKNIYAIGNVMDSKNLDRALRIKTSSSRGGIIENVFFYNTKVGAYKEAAVRFNMHYEKPGNHIPTIRNIWVENLTVDKGGKYAVFSDAYESSPVTDFTMINAKMVGVQIPYKVDYLKNVTLKNVTVNGQPLTELKP